Part of the bacterium genome is shown below.
TTATAAGCTTTTCTATATTCCTGGATAACTCAGTTGTTACTGCTTCGTCAGAGTCAACTACCAATATCCAGTCATTCGCTATCTTCTTCAGTGCCCAATTCAGTTGTCTTCCATAGTTTACGTACTTGTTATAGTATACTCTGTCAGTATACGTTTTAGCTATTTCAATTGTTCTGTCTGTGCTTCCGGAATCTACTATAACTATGTCGGTTATCCATTTAATGCTTTCAAGACATTTCTCTAATGTGTCGGATGAATTATGGGTTAAAATTATTGCGGATAAATTAGACATATTGCTTCCTTGATAAGTTTTGAAGAATCTCTATACCTTTATAGAGCACTTTATTCTCTGCAGCATAACAGATGCGAAAATGGGTATTTCTTTCTGAAAACACACTTCCTGGTATGACTAATAAATTGTTCTTCACAGCTTCGTTAATAAATTTTTCATCAGTCACCCCATTTGGAATCTTTACAAACATATAAAATGCGCCTTCCGGTTTTAATATCTCAAAATAATCCTTTAAGCCATTATACATCAAATCTCTTTTCTCTTTATATGAATCTATTAAGTGAGCTGTATTATAATCCATGGCTTTAAGCCCACTATATTGAACAATTGAAGGGGCACAAACAAAAGTATACTGCTGCAATTTAATCATCTCATCAAGCAACCATTTCGGACCCCCAGCCCAGCCAAGTCTCCATCCTGTCATAGCATAGGTCTTTGAAAATCCATTCAGTACCAATGTGTTTTCATAGATTTCTGCAATTGAAATAGAATCTTCCCCGTAAACAAACTCATTATAAATTTCATCTGAAATTATAAGAATATTGTGTTTCGCAGCTATATCCGCAAGATTTTTTAACTGATCTTTGCTATATACGGCTCCTGTTGGGTTGCATGGACTGTTTATTACAATAATTTTGGTTTTCTTAGATATAACCCCTTCAATCTTATCAACAGGAATATTAAATGATGGGTATGTATCAATAAACACGGGGACACCTCCAACTATTCTGACCAAATGTTTATACATTACAAAATAAGGATCAAATATAATAACTTCATCACCAGGATTAATGAGACACATAAAAGCCAGTAGAAGCAGTCCTGATGTACCAGAACTAATCATTATCTCCTCAAGACTTATATTCCTTTTCTCTTTTTGCTGAGCCTTAATCTTTCCCCTCAATTCAGGTATACCCTGAGTGAGTGTATACTTATTCAATCCATTTTGAATTGCTTGTATGGCAGCTTTTTTGATCTCTTCCGGCACATCAAAATGCGGCTGTCCTATACTCAGATTTATCGGATTTTTTAATTTAGACGCCAAAGCAAAAACCTTCCTTATTCCGGAAGAATCTATTAAAGACATTCTGTCAGCAATCACACTGTTCATTAAGCTTCACTCCTTCTATGTTAAAAATCCAAAATCAGCGACTTGGGCAAGCATTGATAGGAACGAAATTGGAATAGCATTCAGTAAATCAGTTTATTATGTCTCATTAATTTTTTCTAAATGATCAATATCGTCTAAATCTTTATGTCGCTTACTCGCTTTTTTGTTTTTTATTAAGTCTTCATAGGAAATGAAATCAACTTCGGCATTCTCTATTAATACTGTATTTTTATTTTTATAGCATTCTTCAAAAAGAACACCATCAATGGAAGTAATAATTTCAAGCCTAAGTGGAGGGACCCCCATTCGAATTATCTGTGCTTTTTTCAAGAAGAAATCTTTTTTTATTTCTTGAGAAGTGAATCCAAATTCATGCAATGCTTCCACTA
Proteins encoded:
- a CDS encoding pyridoxal phosphate-dependent aminotransferase, which produces MNSVIADRMSLIDSSGIRKVFALASKLKNPINLSIGQPHFDVPEEIKKAAIQAIQNGLNKYTLTQGIPELRGKIKAQQKEKRNISLEEIMISSGTSGLLLLAFMCLINPGDEVIIFDPYFVMYKHLVRIVGGVPVFIDTYPSFNIPVDKIEGVISKKTKIIVINSPCNPTGAVYSKDQLKNLADIAAKHNILIISDEIYNEFVYGEDSISIAEIYENTLVLNGFSKTYAMTGWRLGWAGGPKWLLDEMIKLQQYTFVCAPSIVQYSGLKAMDYNTAHLIDSYKEKRDLMYNGLKDYFEILKPEGAFYMFVKIPNGVTDEKFINEAVKNNLLVIPGSVFSERNTHFRICYAAENKVLYKGIEILQNLSRKQYV
- a CDS encoding nucleotidyltransferase, which codes for MITFPKDFKEFIQLLHSKKIEYLVIGGYAVGLYGHPRTTGDMDIWVAIHENNALKLVEALHEFGFTSQEIKKDFFLKKAQIIRMGVPPLRLEIITSIDGVLFEECYKNKNTVLIENAEVDFISYEDLIKNKKASKRHKDLDDIDHLEKINET